The proteins below come from a single Esox lucius isolate fEsoLuc1 chromosome 7, fEsoLuc1.pri, whole genome shotgun sequence genomic window:
- the ddx10 gene encoding probable ATP-dependent RNA helicase DDX10 has translation MEKGKRPNAPPKKGMGGKKPTDTTDPVKNFERWKKKYDKTKTRVKQEKRQKRKPEWLVEKESIQRLVNKYNEINAQDAVKFSDFPISKNTLRGLMEAQYRQPTEIQRQTIGFALQGKDVLGAAKTGSGKTLAFLIPVLECLYRQQWTAMDGLGALIISPTRELAYQTFEMLRKVGKNHEFSAGLIIGGKDLKNESEKIHRTNIIICTPGRLLHHMDGTAAFHISDLQMLVLDEADRILDMGFADTINAIVENLPKTRQTLLFSATQTKSVKDLARLSLKDPEYVWVHEKAKFSTPATLEQNYVVCELHQKVNLLFSFIRSHLQKKVIVFFASCKEVQYLFRVFCRLRPGVPILALHGKQQQMKRVEVYNDFIKRKNAVLFATDIAARGLDFPAVNWVLQFDCPEDANTYIHRVGRTARYKEGGEALLVLLPSEEQGMLSQLQEKKVPIDRIQVNPDKLTSVQQKLEAFLAQETEQKERAQRCFVSYLRSVYLMKNKDVFDVFRLRLQEYAASLGLAVAPRVRFLSKAQKQRVDPRKISEQVVGPQSDEEEEAELNRFKAQLRGEGPSVNAQSSQSSEEEEEEEEAEEDDEEEEDEEELQPGPKCTILGADEEDDEDLRDLDLLKVVRKDVFSLEKGDQDDEEMSKKKPEKETKYKEAKKVLKRHFQVNTKVVFTEEGQVVQQWPPLQRTAVPQPEEDHTPGINVEEARERLRREDQEFDKLEYRRKVKEKHREKRLKEKAARRDASKQHNEEPGEAEEVEPYIEVDSGEEFDPSTLPDPDKLHNDSEEDNQSSPPAETRKRSHSDSSSCSDEEEEEAVGSRKRPRRQAASLPLDTGLSLAEDEELVMHLLGNRS, from the exons ATGGAGAAAGGAAAACGACCTAACGCCCCTCCAAAAAAAGgtatggggggaaaaaaaccaACCGACACAACTGATCCTGTGAAAAACTTCGAACGATGGAAGAAGAAATACGACAAGACGAAAACACGAGTCAAAcaagagaaaagacagaaaagaaaaCCCGAATGGCTGGTGGAGAAAGAAAGTATTCAACGTCTTGTCAACAAATATAACGAG ATAAATGCCCAGGATGCTGTGAAGTTTTCAGATTTTCCCATCTCAAAGAATACCCTGCGAG GTCTTATGGAAGCACAGTATCGGCAGCCCACAGAAATACAAAGACAGACCATTGGATTTGCTTTACAAGGTAAAGATGTTCTGGGCGCTGCGAAGACCGGCTCTGGAAAAACACTTGCCTTTCTCATTCCT GTATTGGAGTGTTTGTATCGTCAGCAGTGGACAGCCATGGATGGCCTGGGTGCTCTCATCATCTCCCCCACGCGAGAGCTAGCCTATCAGACCTTTGAGATGCTACGCAAAGTGGGAAAGAACCATGAGTTTTCTGCTGGCCTTATCATTGGTGGAAAG GATCTAAAAAATGAATCCGAGAAGATTCACCGCACCAACATCATCATCTGCACACCAGGACGCCTGCTCCATCACATGGATGGGACTGCTGCCTTTCATATCTCAGATCTGCAAATGCTAG TTTTGGATGAGGCAGATCGTATCCTGGACATGGGTTTTGCCGACACTATCAACGCCATAGTGGAAAACCTCCCCAAGACACGTCAGACCCTGCTTTTCTCTGCCACACAGACCAAGTCTGTTAAAGACCTTGCTCGCCTCAGCCTCAAAGATCCGGAGTACGTTTGGGTGCATGAGAAGGCCAAGTTCAG CACGCCGGCCACGCTGGAGCAGAACTACGTGGTGTGTGAGCTACACCAGAAGGTCAACCTGCTCTTCTCCTTCATCAGGAGCCACCTGCAGAAGAAAGTTATCGTGTTCTTTGCCTCCTGCAAAGAG GTACAGTACCTGTTCCGGGTGTTCTGTCGGCTCCGGCCCGGTGTGCCCATCCTGGCCCTGCATGGGAAGCAACAGCAGATGAAGCGGGTGGAGGTCTACAACGATTTCATCAAGAGGAAGAACGCGGTGCTCTTTGCCACAGACATTGCAGCCAGAGGGTTAG ACTTCCCTGCGGTGAACTGGGTGTTACAGTTTGACTGTCCAGAGGATGCCAACACATACATCCACAGAGTGGGAAGAACTGCTAG GTataaggagggaggagaggcacTGCTTGTCCTGCTGCCTTCAGAGGAGCAGGGCATGTTATCACAACTCCAGGAGAAAAAGGTCCCCATCGACAGGATCCA gGTTAACCCAGATAAGCTGACAAGCGTGCAGCAGAAGCTTGAGGCCTTTCTGGCCCAGGAGACAGAACAGAAGGAGCGAGCACAAAGG TGTTTTGTGTCCTACCTGCGCTCTGTCTACCTCATGAAGAACAAGGATGTCTTTGACGTGTTCCGGCTCAGGCTCCAGGAATATGCAGC CTCTCTAGGACTCGCTGTCGCTCCAAGGGTTCGTTTCCTCAGCAAGGCCCAGAAGCAGAGAGTTGACCCCAGGAAGATCAGCGAGCAGGTAGTGGGGCCTCAAtctgatgaggaggaggaggcagaaCTGAATCGATTCAAGGCTCAGCTCAGAGGAGAGGGTCCAAGTGTCAACGCTCAAAGTTCTCAAAGCtcggaggaagaggaggaggaggaagaggcggaggaagatgatgaggaggaggaggatgaggaagagttACAGCCCGGGCCTAAGTGTACAATCTTAGGTGCAGATGAAGAGGATGATGAAGATCTGAGGGACTTGGACCTCCTGAAAGTGGTTCGAAAAGATGTATTCAGTCTGGAGAAGGGTGACCAGGATGATGAA GAAATGAGCAAGAAGAAACCAGAGAAGGAGACCAAGTACAAAGAGGCCAAGAAAGTCCTAAAGAGACATTTTCAAGTCAACACCAAAGTAGTCTTCACAGAGGAGGGACAG GTGGTGCAGCAGTGGCCCCCTCTCCAGCGGACGGCCGTTCCCCAGCCAGAGGAGGACCACACGCCAGGCATCAATGTGGAGGAGGCCAGAGAGAGGCTGCGTCGAGAGGACCAGGAGTTCGACAAGCTGGAGTACAGACGTAAAGTCAAAGAGAAACACCGG GAGAAGAGGCTGAAGGAGAAAGCTGCCCGAAGAGATGCCAGCAAGCAGCACAACGAG GAGCCGGGTGAGGCAGAAGAGGTGGAACCATACATAGAGGTTGACAGTGGAGAGGAGTTCGACCCGAGCACGCTGCCTGACCCAGACAAACTACACAATGACTCTGAGGAAGATAACCAAAGCAG CCCTCCTGCGGAGACGAGGAAGCGCAGCCACAGTGACAGCAGCAGTTGCTctgatgaggaggaagaggaggcagtGGGGAGCAGGAAAAGACCCAGGCGACAGGCTGCCTCCTTGCCCCTGGACACTGGCCTCTCTTTGGCTGAGGATGAAGAGCTGGTCATGCATCTGTTGGGGAACCGAAGCTGA